One region of Elusimicrobiota bacterium genomic DNA includes:
- a CDS encoding efflux RND transporter permease subunit, with amino-acid sequence MTLSDVAIKNPVFAWMLMLGLIVFGWIGFSNMGISQMPDVDYPVVNVSVSLQGAAPEVMETQVADVLEGVVMSIQGIKDVSSNSKRGQCNITIEFDLGRDIDVAMQEVQAKISQAAHDLPRDIDPPTISKTNPEDQPIVRVALTGDRPLKDLMAFANDFLKDKFTTIAGVGDVDMGGFVDPNLRIWVNTDQLNAKQLTVEDVMNTVSNQHAEMPAGYISSGNKEMNVRVMGEATTPEQFANLVITGRGGAAIWKTFRIKDVAEVEDGLNDIRRIARTNGKLSVGIGVMKQRGSNAVSVAKAVRARVAELQKGLPSGMDLTVVNDSTRFIEASTHELNFTLILSAILTGIVCWLFLGSWSSTLNVLLAIPTSIIGAFLILYFMGFTLNTFTLLGLSLAIGIVVDDAIMMLENIVRYNEMGYGRVKSALVGAREITFPAMAASIAILAIFVPVIFMKGIIGKFFFQFGVTMSAAVLLSLLEALTLSPMRCSQFVDSGRTTAMGIWMDKAFIRVAELYKRLLGRILQHRWKTIGAAALVFAGSLLIALKLPMEFTPSQDQSQFMVRLQTPIGSSFEYTDTVFKKVEAWAMKEPNIDRYFGSVGGGSVNGGMMFISLKQPADRVALGKGKKKPTQQELMVYTRKSLKQIKELDRVSIQDPSQAGFTAKRGYPVEISLRGPDWDKLAELDQALMKRMADSGKMVDVDTDYQAGMPEVQVIPDREKAAARGVNIASIGDAVNSMIGGVRVGKFTKNGKRYDIRIRLVDKDRRTPSDIGKIWVRNNRGELIRLSEVMKITEKPTLLSISRRNRERAIGVFANPAPGVSQGEALTELQKEAKELLPDGYRIVLSGSSQTFQDSFGSLITALVFGIFVAYMVLASQFNSFIHPVTVLLALPFSITGAFIALLIGHQSLNIYSMIGMILLMGIVKKNSILLVEFTNNRRREKGMNVTDALLEACPIRLRPILMTSFATIAAAIPPALGLGPGAETRIPMALVVIGGVLFSTFLTLLVVPCAYSLMAKLESRSHEKDLKQALIELGEMKPEGGK; translated from the coding sequence ATGACACTTTCAGACGTCGCCATAAAAAACCCGGTTTTCGCCTGGATGCTGATGCTGGGCCTTATTGTTTTCGGCTGGATAGGCTTTTCCAACATGGGTATAAGCCAGATGCCGGACGTGGACTACCCCGTTGTCAACGTTTCCGTATCCCTGCAAGGCGCCGCCCCCGAGGTTATGGAAACCCAGGTGGCCGACGTACTGGAAGGCGTGGTTATGAGCATACAGGGGATCAAGGACGTCTCCTCGAATTCCAAGCGCGGACAATGCAATATAACCATAGAATTCGATCTGGGCCGCGACATAGACGTGGCTATGCAGGAAGTGCAGGCTAAGATCTCGCAGGCGGCGCATGACCTCCCTCGCGACATAGACCCGCCGACCATAAGCAAGACCAACCCGGAAGACCAGCCTATCGTGCGCGTGGCCCTTACCGGCGACAGGCCGCTTAAGGACCTGATGGCCTTCGCCAATGACTTCCTAAAGGACAAGTTTACCACCATCGCCGGGGTTGGCGACGTGGACATGGGGGGTTTTGTGGACCCCAACCTGCGCATCTGGGTGAACACCGACCAGCTCAACGCGAAGCAGCTTACAGTGGAAGATGTAATGAACACAGTGAGCAACCAGCACGCCGAGATGCCCGCGGGCTATATCAGCTCCGGCAACAAGGAAATGAACGTGCGCGTGATGGGCGAGGCCACCACACCCGAACAATTCGCGAACCTGGTCATAACCGGGCGCGGCGGGGCCGCCATCTGGAAAACCTTCCGCATAAAGGACGTGGCGGAGGTGGAGGACGGCCTTAACGATATACGGCGCATAGCGCGCACCAACGGCAAACTTTCGGTGGGCATCGGCGTAATGAAGCAGCGCGGCTCGAACGCCGTGTCCGTGGCCAAGGCGGTGCGCGCAAGGGTGGCCGAGCTGCAGAAAGGCCTCCCCAGCGGCATGGACCTTACCGTGGTCAATGATTCCACGCGCTTTATAGAAGCTTCCACACATGAACTGAACTTCACTCTTATCCTTTCCGCCATTCTGACCGGGATAGTCTGCTGGCTGTTCCTGGGCTCCTGGTCCTCCACGCTGAACGTGCTGCTGGCCATCCCGACATCCATCATCGGCGCTTTCCTTATACTCTATTTCATGGGGTTCACGCTGAACACCTTCACGCTTCTGGGCCTGTCGCTCGCCATAGGCATAGTTGTGGACGACGCCATAATGATGCTTGAGAATATCGTGCGGTACAATGAAATGGGTTATGGGCGTGTAAAATCCGCGCTTGTGGGAGCGAGGGAAATAACCTTCCCGGCCATGGCCGCCTCCATAGCCATACTCGCGATATTCGTGCCGGTCATCTTCATGAAAGGGATCATCGGCAAGTTCTTCTTCCAGTTCGGGGTAACGATGTCGGCCGCGGTGCTGCTGTCGCTGCTGGAAGCGCTGACGCTCTCGCCCATGCGCTGTTCCCAGTTCGTGGATTCCGGGCGCACTACCGCCATGGGGATCTGGATGGACAAGGCTTTTATCCGCGTCGCGGAACTTTACAAGCGGCTGCTCGGGCGCATCCTGCAGCACCGCTGGAAGACCATAGGGGCCGCGGCGCTGGTATTCGCCGGCTCCCTGTTGATAGCCCTTAAGCTGCCGATGGAATTTACGCCTTCGCAGGACCAAAGCCAGTTCATGGTGCGCCTGCAGACCCCCATAGGCTCTTCTTTTGAATATACGGACACAGTGTTCAAAAAAGTGGAAGCCTGGGCGATGAAAGAGCCGAATATAGACCGGTATTTCGGTTCCGTAGGCGGAGGCAGCGTCAACGGCGGCATGATGTTTATTTCGCTCAAACAGCCGGCTGACCGCGTAGCACTCGGAAAAGGAAAGAAAAAACCCACCCAGCAGGAATTAATGGTTTACACGCGTAAATCCCTTAAGCAGATAAAGGAGCTGGACCGGGTTTCAATACAGGACCCGTCGCAGGCCGGCTTCACAGCCAAACGCGGCTATCCGGTGGAGATAAGCCTGCGCGGCCCGGACTGGGATAAGCTCGCCGAGCTGGACCAGGCGCTGATGAAGCGCATGGCTGACTCGGGCAAGATGGTGGATGTGGACACCGACTACCAGGCCGGTATGCCCGAGGTGCAGGTGATACCGGACCGTGAAAAAGCCGCCGCGCGCGGAGTGAACATAGCTTCCATAGGCGACGCCGTCAACTCAATGATAGGCGGCGTGCGCGTGGGAAAATTCACGAAGAACGGAAAGCGCTATGACATCCGCATCCGCCTGGTGGACAAGGATCGCAGGACCCCGTCCGATATCGGCAAGATCTGGGTGCGCAACAACCGGGGCGAACTTATACGCTTGTCCGAGGTTATGAAGATAACGGAGAAACCCACCCTGCTTTCAATCTCGCGGCGCAACAGGGAACGCGCCATCGGCGTTTTCGCAAATCCCGCCCCTGGCGTATCGCAGGGCGAGGCGCTGACCGAGCTGCAGAAGGAGGCCAAGGAGCTGCTGCCCGACGGTTACCGTATAGTGCTGTCAGGAAGCTCCCAGACTTTCCAGGACTCTTTCGGCAGTCTGATCACGGCGCTGGTGTTCGGTATCTTTGTGGCCTACATGGTGCTGGCCTCGCAGTTCAACAGCTTTATCCACCCGGTAACTGTGCTTCTGGCGCTGCCGTTCAGCATTACCGGCGCTTTCATCGCGCTGCTCATCGGGCACCAGTCCCTGAATATCTACAGCATGATAGGCATGATACTGCTGATGGGTATAGTAAAGAAGAATTCCATCCTGCTGGTGGAGTTTACCAACAACAGGAGGCGCGAGAAAGGAATGAACGTTACCGACGCGCTGCTTGAAGCCTGCCCTATCAGGCTAAGGCCTATTTTGATGACGTCTTTTGCCACTATCGCGGCGGCTATTCCTCCGGCGCTGGGCCTTGGCCCGGGGGCGGAAACCCGCATCCCTATGGCGCTGGTGGTCATAGGCGGGGTGCTGTTTTCCACCTTCCTTACGCTGCTGGTGGTGCCATGCGCCTACAGCCTGATGGCCAAACTTGAAAGCCGCAGCCATGAGAAAGACCTGAAGCAGGCTCTCATTGAGCTGGGCGAGATGAAACCGGAGGGGGGAAAATAG
- a CDS encoding TolC family protein: protein MRHLLLALLLSLLVSAGYAQNLSTAPAPGLPISLDQAFKLTLAKSETLASSAEGIKQLEAAERQIKSYFLPSLNLNTSETLNAAQTGKFQSAVSLSYSIFDGMRDYIAAKAAGLVTGSARLEFARARQALYQDVALAYIDLVEIRQEISVRQEQLAVSNSRIKELQDREKIGRSRESEVVAAQAQLASDDADLQSARSRESLAQFELRFLTGLNEDIAPDHLRLPENQHIDPYLAGAARRFDVEAARKALEAARLDAEIAENLAWPSLYLDADYYLKRPSPNQDSHWAGVLTLKIPLYTGGSTDASIDQASAKQTAAEFALKLAIRQADTEVKQSYSTLIHSIAVLESLRKAIKLADENAKFQSRDYTLGLVTNLDVLNAQNTLLQTKLRLEQAHAQTCLAGIQLEVAGGGPAVNMEEK, encoded by the coding sequence ATGAGACATCTTTTGCTGGCGCTCCTTCTTTCCTTATTAGTGTCCGCGGGTTACGCTCAAAACCTTTCAACCGCGCCGGCGCCCGGCTTGCCTATATCCCTGGACCAGGCTTTTAAACTGACGCTGGCAAAAAGCGAAACCCTGGCCTCAAGCGCGGAAGGCATAAAACAGCTTGAAGCCGCCGAACGCCAGATAAAGTCGTATTTCCTGCCCTCCCTTAACCTTAACACATCGGAAACGCTCAATGCCGCGCAGACGGGGAAATTCCAGTCGGCCGTGAGCCTCAGCTACTCGATCTTCGACGGCATGCGCGATTATATCGCGGCAAAAGCGGCCGGCCTTGTGACCGGATCGGCCAGGCTCGAATTCGCCCGCGCCCGGCAGGCGCTTTATCAGGATGTGGCGCTGGCGTATATAGATCTCGTTGAGATCAGGCAGGAGATCTCCGTGCGGCAGGAACAGCTTGCCGTTAGTAATTCCAGAATTAAAGAGCTCCAGGACCGCGAGAAGATAGGCCGCTCCCGTGAAAGCGAGGTGGTGGCCGCCCAGGCGCAGCTCGCCTCGGACGACGCCGATCTCCAAAGCGCGCGGAGCCGGGAAAGTCTGGCCCAGTTCGAACTGCGCTTCCTGACCGGGCTTAATGAGGACATCGCGCCTGACCATCTGCGCCTGCCGGAAAACCAACACATAGATCCGTACCTGGCCGGAGCGGCGCGGCGTTTTGACGTGGAGGCCGCGCGCAAAGCCCTTGAGGCGGCCCGGCTGGACGCGGAGATAGCTGAAAATCTTGCCTGGCCGTCCCTGTACCTGGACGCGGATTACTATTTGAAGCGTCCTTCTCCCAATCAGGATTCACATTGGGCCGGCGTCCTTACTCTCAAAATACCTCTTTATACCGGCGGCTCCACGGACGCCTCCATTGACCAGGCTTCCGCAAAACAGACGGCCGCCGAGTTCGCTTTAAAGCTGGCCATACGCCAGGCCGACACGGAGGTAAAGCAGTCTTATTCCACACTGATCCATTCTATAGCCGTTCTTGAATCGTTAAGAAAAGCCATTAAGCTGGCCGACGAGAACGCAAAATTTCAGTCGAGGGACTACACACTGGGACTGGTGACCAACCTGGATGTGCTGAATGCCCAGAATACGCTTCTTCAGACTAAACTGCGGCTTGAACAGGCGCACGCCCAGACCTGCCTGGCGGGTATCCAGCTGGAAGTGGCCGGCGGAGGGCCGGCCGTTAACATGGAGGAAAAATGA
- a CDS encoding TetR/AcrR family transcriptional regulator, with protein sequence MKVKILKQKTILEAARRVLAASDPAGATMDRIAAEAGVAKGTLFLYYPSKDALLAAVHSDLMKTFVADLESVRDSGLRGEALLRAAVKSVVEHLARKTGLMDALGEKRPGTGGGCPPQLRAKKPAVLGALKDILEKCAADGLVTLEDPLYMASALFGLCRGSFAYARGAGRTLSAGEKTDRVIAIYLDGIRRKK encoded by the coding sequence ATGAAAGTTAAAATTTTGAAACAAAAAACCATACTGGAGGCCGCGCGCAGGGTGCTGGCGGCCTCGGATCCGGCAGGCGCGACTATGGACCGCATAGCCGCTGAGGCCGGCGTGGCCAAAGGCACCCTTTTCCTTTATTACCCTAGCAAAGACGCCCTGCTTGCCGCCGTTCACTCCGACCTAATGAAAACTTTTGTCGCCGACCTGGAATCGGTCCGCGACTCGGGCCTGCGCGGCGAGGCGCTTCTTCGCGCCGCCGTCAAGTCGGTAGTTGAGCATCTGGCCAGGAAGACCGGGCTTATGGACGCTTTGGGGGAAAAACGTCCCGGAACCGGCGGCGGCTGCCCGCCGCAACTGCGGGCAAAAAAGCCGGCGGTACTGGGCGCTCTTAAGGATATACTTGAAAAATGCGCCGCCGACGGGCTGGTCACGCTTGAAGACCCGCTTTACATGGCTTCCGCCCTTTTCGGGCTTTGCAGGGGCTCATTTGCCTACGCAAGGGGCGCCGGCCGGACGCTCAGCGCCGGCGAAAAAACCGACAGGGTCATTGCAATATATCTTGACGGTATTAGGAGAAAAAAATGA